The genome window CGTAACTTTCATATAATTTGTTTACCTGTTTTGTAATCTATGTCTATCTTTCCCCTGCCTACTTGTGGGCTATGTGATTATAGAATGTTCCAACTTCCAAAATGGTTTCTTTTGGGGGACTTCTGATGATAAAAAGAAGTTAATTGGATATAGAAATGCTGCCCAAGGAATCACAGGGTTTAGGTATTATCTCTCATCTTCTTTTTAAATGGCTTTGGAGAGTTTGAGAGGATCATCTCTGGAGGAATGTTCTTGTAAGTAGTCAATAGATATGGCTTCGATCACAGATGTTGGACTGCTAAGCAAATTGGAGAACCCTATTGAAGTTGTCTTGTAATTAGGAGGAGTTGGGATACTTGGAAGGAGTTCATAAGATTCAAGGATGGCAGAGGAAGCTCTTTTACATTCTGGATGATATCTTGGTGAATGCTTCTTCCAAAACTCCAATTCTCTAATCCAAGTGAAATCACCCGTTACGAGGAGGCTCTAGTCAGTCAGTGATCAGTTCAGTAATTTAAGACCTGTTATCTCGTGGAGCATATTTTTAGACACCGAATCACAAGATTAGGAATTATTGTGCTTTATGAGCATTCCGTTATTCTACCATGGATGATAGTCTGTTGATCACTTTCCTCAGTTGAGTTATGTATTGTACAGTTTTATTACAATGAGATTCTCAGGAGGAACTCCTACTTGGGCAGCTCCAGATTTCCTTGGAAGTGCATTTTAAAACTAAAAATTCACAGAAGCTTCTGGGGAAATTTAATCGATGAGTGATCTGCAAAGAAGAGGTCTTTTGGTTGTCCATAGAAGCTTTctgcaaaaaataaagaatccaTAGACCATCTTTTTTACTTAATTTGCTTCTGAACCAGGAAGGCTTGGCATGCTGTTTGGCAGTTGATAGGTACCAGCTGCATCATTAGCAACAACTTAGCGTCTGAGATGGAACCCTATAATCCTGAATTATGGAACCATCTCTTGGAGATTAGTCATTCGTTCGTGATGAGCCAATGATGGATCACGGTGCATCATGATGAGTTATGATGTGCTCTATCGGTTGTTGGTTTAGTTGCATTATGCTTGGTTCTTCATTCTGTAACAACTTTATTGATGCCTTAAACTGAGCCTCTTTGTAAACTCTTTTGCACCAGCATGGTGATTTTAAAAGTTCTTTtcgatttgaaaaaaaaaagttcatttttCTCTACTGCAGGTAAATATTTCAGTTTGCATGATGCTATAAGAACTCTTCTGCCAGAGTACTTTGTTCACCAGCCCGTAATCAATGACAAAACTAGAattgaaggagaagaagagcAGAGAGTTGCTTCAGAAGATGCTATCAGCAACAGAAGCACAGAAGAAGGATTAGAAACTACTGAGCAGTCGGAGCCTCCTGCCACCGCTATATCCAGCAATGCTGAACTCAAGATTGTGCGAATACAAGGCATTGAGCCGAAGCTGGAAATACCATTTTCTTGGGTGGTGAACAACCTAATGAATCCAGAACATTTTCTTCACATCTGTGTCTGTCTTAAAGTACCATAATTGAATTTTTCCTGAAAATGTTACATCTGATGCCCAGAAGATAATTCTCTGTATAGAACCGTACGAGACATTCATTCTGTCAATATAATTTGTTTCAGTCTTGCTTGCTTATACAATTCATTTCCTATCCAATTTGTAATCATGCATGTTTATCATCGTAGGTGCTAAAAGTAATTTGCATTCTAGGGATGACTTTAACGTATGTAACAAGGAACAGATCATGCCCACTGTTTCGACTGTGAAAGAGATTTGTAGATTTTGAGACCTGCCATTTATGGACAAATCCAGTTCATTTTAATCCAATCATTTTCTTGTCATCAAATATGCTGTCTTCTTGTTCAGTCCTTCCTGCTTCTGTGTGCCGGCAATCAAATATGGCATATTCCTTGTCTATGAATTATGCGAATCTAGACTCTTGTTGAGGGGACGCAACAAGAAGACTTCATTGGAATCATCAGCTTCTTTGTGAATCTGACTTCACATGAACCCTTTTTCCTATATAAGCTACACTTTCTCACTTACTTTGGTATCacaaacagagagagagggaggagagAAGATTTATATACAGAAAAAGATGTCAAAgggaaatcttcttcttctggatTGCTGGGTCAGTCCTTTCTGCATGAGGGCCAAGATTGCATTGGCTGAGAAAGGTGTTGCATATGAATCCCAGGAGGAGGACTTGTTTGGTGGAAAGAGTGAACTCTTGCTCACATCAAACCCAATTTACCAGAAGGTCCCAGTCCTTCTACACAATGGTAAGCCCATCTGTGAGTCCACCATCATTGTTGGCTACATTGATGAAGCTTACCCTTCACCACCATTGCTCCCTCCTACTGCCTATGAGAGAGCGCAAGCCCGCTTCTGGGCCGATTACATCGACAAGAAGGTCAGTTAATTTCTCTACTAATTAATCAAGGTTGAAGTTtcctttttaatgtttttgggtTGATGTGTAAATATAATAGGTGTTTGATGCAAATGGTGCTGTGTGGAGGAG of Tripterygium wilfordii isolate XIE 37 chromosome 13, ASM1340144v1, whole genome shotgun sequence contains these proteins:
- the LOC120013828 gene encoding probable glutathione S-transferase, whose translation is MSKGNLLLLDCWVSPFCMRAKIALAEKGVAYESQEEDLFGGKSELLLTSNPIYQKVPVLLHNGKPICESTIIVGYIDEAYPSPPLLPPTAYERAQARFWADYIDKKVFDANGAVWRSKGEALEVAKKDFLEILKVLEGALGEKSYFGGDSFGFVDIIAIPLTCWFPASEKFGEFKVEDHCPKFSAWIKRCMQIESVAKTLPDPAKVYEFVVMFRKMQGIE